A genomic region of Gemmata massiliana contains the following coding sequences:
- a CDS encoding ISAs1 family transposase gives MSIPLLAVFADVPDPRRETKNKLHELVDILTLATCAVIAGADGWDQVAAFGRAKQTLFAPYLRLPHGVPSPDTFERVFAKLDPDAFADRFGRWMAAACESTGLVHVAIDGKSARRSTKNTFTGCLHLVEAWAVENRLILGQRSVPEGGHEITTAPDLLGALDLTGAVVTVDAAFCQKELVSQIRTQGGHYVVCVKGNQKGLRGAVAEVFARAGEDAFAGCDMGSAVEDGREEERYVTVVEDPEGLPSGWADVGAVALVCRERVVNGKPNESTAHYYLTSLRIGAVELAGYIRNHWGIENGLHWCLDIAFREDDSRARAGHAGANLGMIRRVALSLLQRADTKGSIRTRRMKAAWDDQYLLKVLKILTTK, from the coding sequence ATGAGTATTCCGCTGCTGGCGGTGTTTGCGGATGTGCCAGACCCGCGCCGCGAAACGAAGAACAAGTTGCATGAGCTGGTGGATATCCTCACGTTGGCCACGTGTGCGGTGATCGCCGGGGCCGACGGGTGGGACCAGGTGGCCGCGTTCGGTCGGGCCAAGCAAACGTTGTTCGCCCCGTACCTGCGGTTGCCCCACGGGGTTCCGAGCCCGGACACGTTCGAGCGCGTGTTCGCCAAGCTGGACCCGGACGCGTTCGCGGACCGGTTCGGGCGCTGGATGGCAGCCGCATGCGAGAGTACCGGCCTGGTGCACGTGGCGATCGATGGTAAGAGCGCCCGGCGGTCCACCAAGAACACGTTCACCGGGTGCTTGCATCTGGTCGAGGCGTGGGCCGTGGAGAACCGGTTGATCCTGGGCCAGCGGTCCGTGCCCGAGGGCGGACACGAGATCACCACGGCCCCAGATCTGTTGGGCGCCCTGGATCTGACGGGCGCGGTGGTGACCGTCGACGCGGCCTTTTGCCAGAAGGAGTTGGTGTCCCAGATCCGCACCCAGGGCGGGCATTACGTGGTGTGCGTGAAGGGGAACCAGAAGGGGTTGCGCGGCGCGGTGGCGGAGGTGTTCGCGCGGGCCGGGGAGGACGCGTTCGCCGGGTGTGACATGGGGTCCGCGGTCGAGGACGGGCGCGAGGAAGAGCGGTACGTGACGGTGGTTGAAGATCCGGAAGGGCTACCGAGCGGGTGGGCCGATGTTGGGGCCGTGGCCCTGGTGTGCCGGGAGCGGGTGGTGAACGGGAAGCCGAATGAGAGCACCGCCCATTACTACCTCACCAGCTTGCGGATCGGGGCGGTCGAGCTGGCGGGGTACATCCGCAACCATTGGGGCATTGAGAACGGGCTCCATTGGTGTCTGGACATCGCGTTCCGGGAAGACGACAGCCGGGCTCGGGCCGGACACGCCGGGGCCAACCTGGGCATGATTCGCCGGGTTGCCCTGTCCCTGCTCCAGCGGGCGGACACCAAGGGCAGCATTCGTACTCGACGCATGAAGGCCGCCTGGGACGATCAATACCTGCTCAAAGTGCTTAAGATTCTGACGACTAAATGA
- a CDS encoding WD40 repeat domain-containing protein, translated as MTSDHRRVHPRFFLASPACRFLLIVGLFFARTALLPAQDQPAPTATLELLLPAGATATADGKAVESPRDFTVADLMPGEIRRVKVAVKFADGTSDERQIDVSAGQRLRIAVPQPGPERAAVIGSHPLVPINSAAVSSDGKYIALGLDARTVVLWGTAAGRPVRTLAGHQKPVLSVAFSPDGTKLLSGSADTTVVLWDVETGKPLRTYKGHAGAVVSVAFSPDGKRFISGSPEGLAIHWEADTGEQVHKLKWRDILSVAYSPNGNTLATASVDFTATLWDAKTGKQNVVLRGHREDVNCVTFSPDSKRVATGSSDDTGAVWNADTGTRVTRAGRHTVNVHSVAFTPDGRRVVTGEREELVMMSDAATGALVRTFVGHGAEILSIVPARDGKTMLTGSRDGTARIWDLTTGRELLALTTDGTGKGWAVVSPDGLFDGSEGGRKALGYRFPRGGFGEVDRFFADGFRPGLLAEVWRGERPFPAKPLGRNKPPLVKLAAQKGRASTDPTATLTADITDQGSGTGAVTIENNGVPLSVPTKAEPGSKANVTRVTFTVPLAPGVNRISVRAADRDNSRESPAAEVEVTRPGVPGQRGRMYVVAVGVGDGAKGAKAIAELLRDRGGKLFDRVDVVPVLDKEATRTTIEDTIKDVAELSRPQDTLVVLLCGRGVVGEKAHFAPHDLRAEEGLSKSGVPTDDVAAALGAARALNRVLVVDATAFGGDQKGRSEFGLRGAVERWGRSHGIHSLVAVGSAAPVLAQALSNAAGGDAADVTDWLRSAADRVERSGGKATGVRPDVYAGTKTKGFPLLVPGK; from the coding sequence GTGACCTCCGACCATCGCCGCGTTCACCCGCGGTTCTTTCTCGCGTCACCCGCGTGCCGTTTTCTGCTAATAGTTGGCCTCTTCTTCGCCCGGACTGCGCTCCTGCCGGCCCAGGATCAACCAGCGCCCACCGCCACACTGGAACTGCTCCTTCCCGCCGGGGCGACGGCCACCGCGGACGGCAAGGCGGTCGAGAGCCCCCGCGATTTCACTGTTGCTGACCTCATGCCGGGCGAAATCCGCCGCGTCAAAGTGGCCGTGAAGTTCGCCGACGGCACATCCGACGAGCGACAGATCGACGTCTCTGCCGGCCAGCGGCTCCGGATTGCCGTCCCTCAACCGGGGCCGGAAAGGGCCGCCGTCATCGGGTCACACCCGCTCGTGCCGATCAACTCGGCCGCGGTGTCGTCGGACGGGAAGTACATTGCCCTCGGTCTGGACGCCCGCACCGTCGTGCTGTGGGGCACCGCCGCCGGGCGCCCCGTGCGGACTCTCGCCGGCCACCAGAAGCCGGTCCTGTCGGTCGCGTTCTCCCCCGACGGCACCAAACTGCTCTCCGGCTCGGCCGACACGACCGTCGTGCTGTGGGACGTCGAGACCGGCAAACCGTTGCGGACCTACAAGGGCCACGCCGGGGCCGTTGTGTCGGTCGCGTTCTCCCCCGACGGCAAGCGGTTCATTAGTGGATCGCCCGAGGGGTTAGCGATCCACTGGGAGGCGGACACCGGTGAACAGGTCCACAAGCTCAAGTGGCGGGACATCCTGAGCGTGGCGTACAGCCCGAACGGGAACACGCTGGCCACGGCGTCGGTGGATTTCACCGCGACGCTGTGGGACGCCAAGACCGGCAAACAAAACGTTGTGTTGCGGGGCCACCGGGAGGACGTGAACTGCGTCACCTTCAGTCCGGACAGCAAGCGGGTGGCCACCGGGTCGTCCGATGACACCGGCGCGGTGTGGAACGCGGACACTGGCACCCGGGTCACCCGCGCCGGGCGACACACCGTCAACGTTCACTCGGTCGCGTTCACCCCGGACGGCCGGCGGGTCGTGACCGGCGAGCGGGAAGAACTCGTCATGATGTCGGACGCGGCCACGGGGGCACTCGTCCGCACGTTCGTCGGCCACGGCGCGGAAATTCTGTCGATCGTGCCCGCCCGCGACGGGAAGACCATGCTGACCGGTTCCCGCGACGGCACGGCACGGATTTGGGATCTGACCACCGGCCGCGAACTGCTCGCGCTCACCACCGACGGCACCGGGAAGGGGTGGGCGGTGGTCAGTCCCGACGGCCTGTTCGACGGGTCCGAGGGCGGGCGCAAGGCGCTCGGCTACCGCTTCCCAAGGGGCGGATTCGGCGAGGTCGATCGGTTCTTCGCCGACGGCTTTCGCCCCGGCTTGTTGGCCGAAGTGTGGCGGGGCGAACGGCCGTTCCCGGCCAAGCCGCTCGGCCGGAACAAGCCCCCGCTCGTGAAACTCGCCGCACAGAAAGGGCGGGCTTCGACCGACCCGACGGCGACTCTCACGGCCGACATCACCGACCAGGGGAGCGGCACCGGTGCCGTCACAATCGAGAACAATGGCGTCCCCCTCAGCGTCCCGACGAAGGCGGAACCCGGATCGAAAGCGAACGTCACCCGCGTCACCTTCACCGTGCCGCTCGCACCCGGGGTGAACCGGATCAGCGTGCGGGCGGCCGACCGCGACAATTCGCGGGAGTCACCCGCGGCGGAGGTCGAGGTGACCCGACCGGGCGTTCCGGGGCAGCGGGGCCGGATGTATGTCGTCGCGGTCGGTGTCGGTGACGGCGCGAAGGGCGCCAAAGCGATCGCCGAACTTCTGCGGGACCGCGGCGGAAAGCTGTTCGACCGCGTGGACGTGGTTCCGGTGCTGGACAAAGAGGCCACCCGGACAACCATTGAGGACACCATCAAGGACGTGGCCGAACTGTCCCGGCCGCAAGACACGCTCGTGGTGCTGCTGTGCGGGCGTGGGGTCGTCGGCGAAAAGGCGCATTTCGCCCCGCATGACCTCCGCGCCGAAGAGGGGCTCTCGAAAAGCGGTGTGCCCACCGACGACGTCGCGGCGGCACTGGGCGCCGCTCGCGCGCTGAACCGGGTGCTGGTGGTCGATGCCACCGCGTTTGGCGGGGATCAGAAGGGGCGGTCGGAGTTCGGACTGCGCGGAGCGGTCGAACGGTGGGGGAGGTCGCACGGCATTCACTCGCTCGTCGCGGTCGGCTCGGCGGCTCCGGTACTCGCCCAGGCGCTATCGAACGCGGCGGGCGGTGACGCAGCCGATGTGACGGACTGGCTCCGCTCCGCCGCCGACCGAGTGGAACGCTCGGGGGGGAAAGCGACCGGTGTCCGCCCGGACGTGTACGCCGGCACGAAAACGAAGGGCTTCCCTCTCCTCGTCCCTGGCAAATAA
- a CDS encoding helix-turn-helix domain-containing protein, whose translation MQKPSGPPIEKVRWHAIWLLLRTDPVRTPAQVGDLVGLSVITTRDVLERWNEHGPDGLADGRKNNGSESKLTDDQRTQRLAPRKTRPLEGEKMRVVLVDNAGWHKAKALVVPPNVVLHFRPPCTPELQPAEPLWPFGREAVAKRSRGRIDRLRNVVRDRWNYRTEHPDEVQPRVGFRGAVGLER comes from the coding sequence GTGCAGAAGCCGAGCGGGCCCCCGATCGAGAAGGTGCGGTGGCACGCGATCTGGCTGTTACTTCGCACGGACCCGGTCCGCACCCCGGCCCAAGTGGGCGACCTCGTGGGGTTGTCGGTCATCACCACCCGTGATGTCCTCGAGCGGTGGAACGAGCACGGCCCCGACGGGTTGGCCGACGGGCGCAAGAACAACGGCTCGGAATCCAAGCTCACCGACGATCAACGCACGCAACGGCTGGCGCCCCGGAAGACGCGCCCGCTCGAGGGCGAGAAGATGCGGGTGGTACTGGTCGATAACGCCGGGTGGCACAAGGCCAAGGCACTGGTGGTGCCGCCCAACGTGGTGCTCCACTTCCGGCCCCCGTGTACCCCAGAGCTACAACCGGCCGAACCCCTGTGGCCGTTCGGCCGCGAGGCGGTCGCCAAACGGTCGCGGGGTCGTATCGACCGGCTCCGCAACGTTGTGCGCGACCGTTGGAACTACCGGACCGAACATCCCGACGAGGTGCAACCGCGCGTCGGCTTTCGCGGGGCCGTCGGGCTCGAACGGTAA
- a CDS encoding DUF1552 domain-containing protein — protein MTTRLLSRRTVLRGTGTVVALPLLESLLPRGMGAEKAATAPRRMAFIYSPNGAVMPHWTPKKEGSDFELPTCLEPMADHRKDMLVFSGLTCDKARANGDGAGDHARASGAFLTGAQAKKTAGANFKAGLSADQHAAQKLGDRTRLPSLELAVEKYRGAGNCDSGYSCVYEHTMSWRDATTPVPPEVNPRAVFDRLFADKPNDPETVARNELRASVLDAVLDDARDLDRRLGGSDKKKLDQYLSSVRELEKRVARAEPLSPTVLPDDVSRPAGVPADLTDHIRLLYDLMVLAFQTDTTRVCTFMLGREGSEQKYRMIGVNEGHHTISHHMNKKDNLDKLKLINGYLVTQFAYFTSKLKEVKEGNGTLLDNCMIAYGSAIADPNQHAHHDLPLLLVGRGGGTIRTGRHVRYKSDTPLNNLWLAMLDRFGAPAKQLGDSTGVLDGLA, from the coding sequence ATGACAACCCGGCTCCTCTCCCGTCGGACGGTGTTACGCGGCACGGGCACGGTGGTGGCCCTGCCGCTGTTGGAGTCACTACTGCCCCGTGGTATGGGGGCGGAAAAGGCCGCCACAGCCCCGCGGCGGATGGCGTTCATTTACTCGCCGAACGGGGCGGTCATGCCCCACTGGACGCCGAAGAAGGAGGGGAGCGATTTCGAGTTGCCGACCTGCCTGGAACCGATGGCCGACCACCGCAAGGACATGCTCGTGTTCAGCGGGCTGACGTGCGACAAGGCGCGGGCCAACGGCGACGGGGCCGGCGACCACGCCCGGGCGAGCGGGGCGTTCCTCACCGGCGCGCAGGCGAAGAAGACCGCCGGGGCCAACTTCAAGGCCGGCCTGTCGGCCGACCAGCACGCGGCCCAAAAGCTCGGCGACCGCACCCGGTTGCCGTCGCTGGAACTGGCCGTCGAGAAGTACCGCGGGGCGGGCAACTGCGACAGCGGGTACTCGTGCGTGTACGAGCACACGATGTCGTGGCGTGACGCCACCACACCGGTGCCGCCGGAGGTGAACCCGCGGGCGGTGTTCGACCGCCTGTTCGCCGACAAGCCGAACGACCCGGAGACGGTCGCCCGGAACGAGCTGCGGGCGAGTGTGCTCGACGCCGTTCTCGACGACGCGAGGGATCTCGACCGCCGCCTCGGTGGGAGCGACAAGAAGAAGCTCGACCAGTACCTGTCGAGCGTGCGGGAACTGGAGAAGCGGGTGGCCCGCGCCGAACCGCTCTCCCCGACCGTCCTGCCGGACGACGTGTCCCGGCCGGCCGGTGTGCCCGCCGACCTGACCGACCACATCCGCTTGTTGTACGACCTGATGGTGCTCGCATTCCAAACCGACACCACCCGCGTCTGCACGTTTATGCTCGGCCGCGAGGGGAGCGAGCAGAAGTACCGGATGATCGGGGTGAACGAGGGGCACCACACCATCTCGCACCACATGAACAAGAAGGACAACCTGGACAAGCTCAAGCTCATCAACGGTTACCTGGTCACGCAGTTCGCCTACTTCACGAGCAAGTTGAAGGAGGTCAAGGAGGGCAACGGCACCCTGCTCGACAACTGTATGATCGCCTACGGCAGCGCCATCGCCGACCCGAACCAGCACGCCCACCACGACCTGCCGCTGCTGCTGGTCGGTCGCGGCGGCGGCACGATCAGGACCGGTCGCCACGTCCGCTACAAGAGCGACACCCCACTGAACAACCTGTGGCTGGCGATGCTCGACCGCTTCGGCGCGCCGGCCAAACAGCTCGGCGACAGTACCGGCGTGTTGGACGGGTTGGCGTGA